A stretch of Paucidesulfovibrio gracilis DSM 16080 DNA encodes these proteins:
- a CDS encoding FAD-dependent oxidoreductase, which yields MRKEYGALVVGAGIAGIRAALDLAVTGHKVALVDRRPHHGGLLTQLDHQFPSDNCGMCKMLPLMARDSSSQYCLRKGLYHDNIDIWLNTELTGLEGDPGQFQASLTRRSSLVDPSKCISCGECAAVCPVRVPNEFNAGLSERGAVYLPVPHAIPNHYVVDLENCARCWKCFEACPTGAIDFKLDQRGEFRVLCVVPDATESQELMGLLDTAGFPAMFAQDQEKALDLLADGEPAGLLLLDMAMGASGVERIVNRAGELRPELPVVLLAGPDEAEAAEELVAQQEEQTGSGAPRGVREWIAKPLQETAFIPWLDKLYVRLASDEHLTFDVGAVVLAGGFDCFDPGPVDDVLGYGRYPGVVTAVEFERMLSSSGPTAGKLTRADGKPVRRIAWIQCVGSRDLQKGANYCSSICCMFSVKEALLAKKQLGDKVEGTIFFMDMRTFGKDFQRYRDRAENEEGVRFIRSRPHSVITDWKGGLNVGWFGDDGRQHEESFDMVVLAVGARPPKGVDKLARAAGVELNEHGFVATRPLAPARTTRHGVFAAGAFAAPRDIAESVIMAGAAAQGAARLIKIHDVLAGMSREEEPEYPDVSREEPRILVAVCSSCPTLEQRLDLEEVFGRLEQLHSVVSVARVGSACTSEGWGEVERLAQEMKPNRILIGACMPYAYVPRLKELGRAVGLNPALMDVVDVYTPTFPGGEELDKEQLERDVYASLATAVARLEGADPVPPPVTVNVAKAALVVGGGVAGMTAATAIADHGYEVCLVEKEEELGGMSMRLYSTLEGADPRKHMEDLITQVEKHPNITVFKDSRVVLSEGTAGRFRTAMYTPKGAIRYEHGVTILASGGKESKVYDYGFKVHKSVMTQLRLEEALATGTLDVSELERVVMIQCWRSRNEERNYCSRVCCSQALKNILALKARNPKLEVVVFYRDIMAYGFKEAFYTEARKAGALFVRYEPERKPQVGFDGGKPVVTGRDPVLGRDVQVRADLLVLSSGVEPEETDELVEIFGVETNQDGFFQEAESKWRPVDFLKQGIYLCGLAHSPMDMGEAVASAQAAAQRALRILSAETIARETVVAQVRHSLCSLCQKCVAACPYGARQVDMEQGRIVVDEILCQGCGSCAAVCPNSATVLSGYHDGPVMALIDAALEEPMPRQTPKEREQ from the coding sequence ATGCGGAAGGAATATGGAGCATTGGTGGTCGGAGCCGGAATCGCCGGCATTCGGGCGGCCCTGGATCTGGCCGTGACCGGCCACAAGGTCGCCCTGGTGGATCGACGGCCCCACCATGGCGGACTGCTGACCCAGCTGGACCATCAGTTCCCGAGCGATAATTGCGGCATGTGCAAGATGCTGCCGCTCATGGCCCGGGATTCGTCCAGCCAGTACTGTCTGCGCAAGGGGCTGTACCATGACAACATCGACATTTGGCTGAACACGGAGCTGACCGGATTGGAAGGCGATCCCGGGCAGTTTCAGGCGTCTTTGACGCGGCGGTCATCCCTGGTGGATCCGTCCAAGTGCATCAGCTGCGGCGAGTGTGCCGCGGTCTGCCCGGTGCGGGTTCCCAATGAATTCAACGCGGGGCTTTCCGAGCGCGGGGCCGTGTACCTGCCCGTGCCGCACGCCATACCGAATCATTATGTCGTGGACCTGGAAAACTGCGCCCGCTGCTGGAAGTGTTTTGAGGCCTGCCCCACCGGAGCCATCGACTTCAAGCTGGATCAGCGTGGGGAGTTCCGGGTGCTCTGCGTGGTGCCGGACGCCACGGAGTCCCAGGAATTGATGGGGCTGTTGGACACGGCTGGATTCCCGGCCATGTTTGCCCAGGATCAGGAAAAGGCCTTGGATCTGCTGGCCGACGGCGAACCTGCCGGGTTGCTGCTGCTGGATATGGCCATGGGCGCGAGCGGGGTGGAGCGGATCGTCAACCGGGCCGGGGAGCTTCGGCCCGAGCTGCCCGTGGTGCTTCTGGCCGGTCCGGACGAGGCGGAAGCCGCGGAAGAATTGGTCGCGCAGCAAGAGGAGCAGACCGGGAGCGGTGCGCCGCGGGGTGTGCGGGAATGGATCGCCAAGCCGTTGCAGGAGACCGCATTTATTCCCTGGCTGGATAAGCTCTATGTGCGGCTGGCATCGGACGAGCATCTCACCTTTGATGTGGGGGCCGTGGTTCTGGCGGGCGGTTTTGACTGCTTTGATCCCGGACCAGTGGACGACGTGCTTGGATACGGACGGTATCCCGGCGTGGTCACGGCCGTGGAATTTGAACGCATGCTCTCCTCCTCCGGGCCGACGGCCGGAAAGCTGACCCGTGCCGACGGCAAGCCTGTACGACGCATCGCCTGGATCCAATGCGTTGGATCCCGCGACCTGCAAAAGGGGGCCAACTATTGCAGCTCCATCTGCTGCATGTTTTCGGTCAAGGAAGCGCTTCTGGCCAAGAAGCAGCTGGGAGACAAGGTGGAAGGCACCATCTTCTTTATGGACATGCGTACCTTTGGCAAGGATTTTCAGCGGTATCGGGATCGGGCCGAAAACGAGGAGGGCGTCCGATTCATCCGCAGCCGTCCCCATTCCGTGATCACGGATTGGAAGGGCGGACTGAACGTGGGCTGGTTCGGCGACGACGGCCGCCAGCACGAAGAGTCCTTTGACATGGTGGTGCTGGCCGTGGGTGCGCGGCCACCCAAGGGGGTGGACAAGCTGGCCCGGGCCGCCGGGGTGGAATTGAACGAACATGGATTCGTGGCCACCCGGCCCCTGGCTCCGGCGCGCACCACTCGGCACGGCGTGTTTGCGGCAGGAGCGTTTGCAGCTCCACGGGACATTGCCGAATCCGTGATCATGGCCGGGGCCGCGGCCCAAGGCGCGGCCAGGCTGATCAAAATTCATGACGTGCTCGCGGGCATGAGCCGGGAGGAGGAGCCGGAATATCCGGATGTATCGCGGGAGGAACCGCGCATCCTGGTGGCGGTGTGCTCCTCATGTCCCACCCTGGAACAGCGCCTGGACCTGGAAGAGGTCTTCGGCAGACTGGAGCAGCTGCATTCCGTGGTCAGCGTGGCCCGCGTGGGGTCGGCCTGCACCTCGGAAGGGTGGGGCGAAGTGGAACGCCTGGCCCAGGAAATGAAGCCCAACCGCATCCTCATCGGGGCATGCATGCCCTATGCCTACGTTCCCCGGCTCAAGGAGCTGGGGCGGGCCGTGGGCCTGAATCCCGCGCTCATGGACGTGGTGGACGTCTACACGCCCACCTTCCCTGGCGGGGAAGAACTGGACAAGGAACAGCTGGAACGGGACGTGTACGCTTCTCTGGCCACGGCTGTGGCGCGTCTGGAAGGGGCGGACCCGGTACCGCCGCCCGTGACCGTGAATGTGGCCAAGGCCGCGTTGGTGGTCGGCGGCGGGGTGGCGGGCATGACCGCGGCTACGGCCATAGCGGATCATGGCTACGAAGTCTGCCTTGTGGAAAAGGAAGAGGAACTGGGCGGCATGTCCATGCGGCTGTACTCCACTCTGGAGGGCGCGGATCCGCGCAAGCACATGGAAGACCTGATCACCCAGGTGGAAAAGCATCCCAACATCACGGTGTTCAAGGATTCGCGGGTGGTGCTTTCCGAGGGTACGGCCGGGCGGTTCCGCACAGCCATGTATACGCCCAAGGGAGCCATCCGCTACGAGCACGGGGTTACGATCCTGGCGTCGGGCGGCAAGGAATCCAAGGTCTACGACTATGGATTCAAGGTGCATAAGTCGGTCATGACCCAGCTGCGGCTGGAAGAAGCCTTGGCCACCGGAACCCTGGACGTCTCGGAGCTGGAGCGCGTGGTCATGATCCAGTGCTGGCGTTCGCGCAACGAGGAACGCAACTATTGCAGCCGGGTCTGCTGCTCCCAGGCGCTGAAGAACATCCTGGCGCTCAAGGCTCGTAATCCCAAGCTGGAGGTCGTGGTCTTTTACCGCGACATCATGGCCTACGGGTTTAAGGAGGCGTTTTATACCGAGGCGCGCAAGGCCGGAGCGCTGTTCGTCCGCTACGAGCCGGAACGCAAGCCCCAGGTAGGGTTTGACGGCGGCAAGCCCGTGGTTACGGGACGGGATCCGGTGCTGGGCCGGGACGTGCAGGTGCGTGCTGATCTGCTGGTGCTCTCCAGCGGAGTGGAACCCGAAGAAACCGACGAACTGGTGGAAATCTTCGGCGTGGAGACCAACCAGGACGGATTCTTCCAGGAGGCGGAATCCAAGTGGCGACCCGTGGATTTCCTCAAGCAGGGCATCTACCTCTGCGGGCTGGCCCATTCTCCCATGGACATGGGCGAGGCTGTCGCCTCGGCACAGGCCGCGGCCCAACGCGCCCTTCGGATTCTCA